From the Mesotoga sp. BH458_6_3_2_1 genome, one window contains:
- a CDS encoding YitT family protein, giving the protein MSRKTFLDYFLITVGSVLTAVSIVSFMIPNNIIAGGVSGLAIIVFRVFGLWVGAQMFVYNIALFLLAFVILGVGFGIKSIYSAVLMSLSVDILQRMKFPVFDASTTQDGFLLVAIYGGVIAGAGMGLVLWRGASTGGTDILAMIFSKYLGFSTGTGLLISDSLITMLAVVVFGPIAAMYGIITIFTTSKTIDGIIEGVGNTRTAFVISKESEAIKNRIIKEMERGTTMLKATGGFSGEERPVLMVSIRRREIGQLRHIVKATDKRAFVIIVNNSEVFGEGFKNLN; this is encoded by the coding sequence TTGAGCAGGAAGACTTTTCTTGATTACTTTCTGATCACGGTCGGATCAGTACTGACCGCAGTATCAATAGTGTCATTCATGATCCCAAACAACATCATTGCCGGTGGGGTTAGTGGGCTGGCAATAATTGTTTTCAGGGTCTTTGGACTCTGGGTGGGCGCCCAGATGTTTGTGTACAACATCGCTCTCTTTCTTCTTGCCTTCGTGATTCTGGGAGTGGGTTTTGGAATAAAGTCAATATACTCTGCGGTTCTAATGTCCTTGAGTGTCGATATCCTTCAGAGAATGAAATTCCCCGTTTTCGATGCCTCTACGACTCAAGATGGGTTTCTTCTAGTGGCAATCTACGGCGGTGTAATTGCAGGCGCGGGAATGGGTTTGGTTCTCTGGCGAGGGGCCTCGACCGGTGGTACGGATATCCTTGCCATGATATTCTCCAAGTATCTGGGCTTCAGTACCGGTACGGGTCTACTGATAAGCGATTCGTTAATAACCATGCTTGCGGTCGTTGTGTTCGGCCCAATTGCGGCTATGTACGGAATTATCACGATTTTCACCACTAGCAAGACAATAGACGGAATAATCGAGGGTGTGGGGAACACCAGGACGGCCTTTGTGATAAGCAAGGAAAGTGAAGCGATCAAGAATCGAATCATCAAAGAGATGGAGCGCGGTACGACAATGCTTAAGGCCACCGGTGGTTTCTCCGGCGAGGAGAGGCCGGTCCTTATGGTTTCGATAAGGCGGAGAGAGATCGGACAGTTGAGGCACATTGTGAAAGCTACAGACAAACGGGCCTTTGTGATAATTGTAAACAATTCTGAAGTCTTCGGTGAGGGCTTCAAGAATCTCAATTGA
- a CDS encoding nucleotide exchange factor GrpE: MMQDRDEKNLEEIRKEFDEKERLGENKIQESEVREESEIEGMKDAQEVSDEKPNASVEESEIDESEVLKNEIRALKEENARLRAEFINYRNALIRESEENSKRHKERTILKLIDVYDNLGRALENTEDSSEGLVSGIRLIHKSIERLMFDEGLSLIIPEIGKPFDPFSHEVEGTVSSEEVPDMAVFGVVKSGYKLNGKVLKPARVVVAVNNSSEFE, translated from the coding sequence ATGATGCAAGACAGAGACGAGAAGAATCTTGAAGAAATCAGAAAGGAATTCGATGAGAAAGAAAGACTTGGAGAGAACAAGATACAGGAATCCGAAGTCCGCGAAGAGTCAGAAATAGAAGGAATGAAGGATGCCCAAGAAGTGAGCGATGAAAAGCCAAATGCCTCTGTAGAAGAGTCAGAGATAGACGAGTCAGAAGTTTTGAAGAATGAGATAAGAGCTCTTAAGGAAGAGAATGCGAGACTTAGAGCGGAATTCATCAACTACAGAAATGCCCTGATTCGAGAGTCTGAAGAGAATTCAAAGAGACACAAAGAGAGGACGATTCTCAAACTAATAGATGTATACGATAATCTTGGACGTGCCCTGGAAAACACAGAAGATTCAAGCGAGGGTCTAGTCTCGGGTATCAGATTGATTCACAAATCTATCGAGCGGCTAATGTTTGACGAAGGGCTCTCCCTAATAATCCCCGAGATCGGTAAGCCCTTTGACCCCTTTTCCCATGAGGTCGAGGGGACCGTTTCTTCAGAAGAGGTTCCGGACATGGCCGTGTTTGGTGTTGTGAAAAGCGGATATAAATTGAATGGTAAGGTTCTCAAGCCTGCTAGAGTCGTTGTTGCCGTAAACAACTCTTCCGAGTTCGAATGA
- a CDS encoding maltose ABC transporter substrate-binding protein: MRKLTAVLVLLIVMLSFVSAKLVIWSSENQIPALEKLAADFESDYGIQVEIQQVNFGDIKSKFLTAAPAGEGPDIIVGAHDWVGELAINGLIEPIPFLPEADQYYDVALDAFSYGGNLYGVPYTVEAIAIIYNKDLVFEAPKTISELEELAFEASDDEVVGLIYAVGDFYHSAPFILGRGGYIFKETAAGLDVTDIGLNNEGAVAGGNLIKSWFDEGLIPGGPNYNLMDSLFKDGLAAFIVNGIWATPSYRDTGIDYAILPFSEITFDDGTTPRPFVGVQGFMINSKSSSKLEATEFVVNYIGSFDGQYGMFLGERRGTARADVFSFIEADAGPELYDVLQFSKSASVGTPMPNVPEMASVWGAMADALGLVINGQDTVENAFNSAVEKIKTTIGN; encoded by the coding sequence ATGAGAAAGCTTACAGCTGTTCTTGTTTTGCTAATTGTGATGTTGTCGTTTGTAAGCGCAAAACTGGTAATTTGGTCCTCGGAAAATCAGATTCCGGCACTTGAGAAGCTCGCCGCCGATTTCGAAAGCGACTATGGCATCCAAGTGGAGATTCAGCAGGTAAATTTTGGAGACATAAAGTCTAAGTTCCTCACAGCGGCTCCTGCCGGAGAGGGTCCCGATATTATTGTCGGTGCCCACGATTGGGTCGGGGAGCTTGCGATCAACGGTCTTATAGAACCAATTCCATTTCTTCCCGAGGCCGATCAATATTACGATGTTGCACTAGATGCATTTAGCTACGGTGGAAACCTCTACGGTGTCCCCTATACTGTTGAAGCGATTGCAATCATCTACAACAAGGATCTAGTATTTGAAGCACCGAAAACAATCTCAGAGCTCGAAGAACTGGCTTTCGAAGCTTCAGACGATGAAGTCGTGGGCTTGATCTACGCAGTTGGAGATTTCTATCACTCTGCTCCTTTCATACTGGGAAGAGGCGGCTATATCTTCAAGGAAACCGCTGCGGGCCTTGATGTAACCGATATTGGCCTGAACAATGAGGGCGCGGTTGCGGGCGGAAACCTAATAAAGTCTTGGTTCGACGAAGGTCTAATCCCTGGCGGTCCAAATTACAACCTTATGGACTCTTTGTTCAAAGACGGACTGGCCGCATTCATCGTTAACGGTATATGGGCGACCCCAAGCTACCGTGATACAGGTATCGACTACGCTATTCTTCCTTTCAGCGAAATCACATTCGATGACGGTACAACTCCGAGACCATTCGTCGGAGTACAGGGCTTCATGATAAACTCGAAGTCTTCAAGCAAACTTGAAGCCACTGAGTTCGTAGTAAACTACATAGGGAGCTTCGACGGTCAGTACGGCATGTTCCTCGGGGAAAGAAGGGGAACTGCAAGGGCAGACGTCTTCTCCTTCATTGAAGCCGACGCAGGTCCAGAGCTTTATGACGTTCTTCAGTTCTCTAAGAGCGCTTCCGTAGGAACCCCAATGCCTAACGTGCCCGAGATGGCTAGCGTATGGGGAGCCATGGCAGACGCACTCGGACTTGTAATCAACGGACAGGATACCGTGGAAAATGCTTTCAATTCGGCAGTTGAGAAGATAAAGACCACTATAGGAAACTAA
- a CDS encoding ABC transporter permease subunit, with amino-acid sequence MAVERGKYWLRHIVLIVIVVVVLFPMVWLVSTSIRRDQAAFSSNLFSSRVTFQHYRNLLFPERSVGRLILDLQSATYATGDYRGRSQEDLKKTVERYLAKFDSLMDESVDKVAAVEEGTTSIENALIDKESKIIEEMNELRLKDKNLFEERLKEIGDVGEVKTAYAIGEILQTTSPSLEGDYRFYLDLLGERAAPISDSLERYRELYDEVFVHRNETLSAIETLEFENKVEVVHSLESIQNYISLSEIDYSEWRKVEWLRVINRYLRDVESSLPEDRAAELSRTRTSLYDSFKSAGEAWEAATAAAESVSEELSSLAGEAFGAKYYEYIEANERLSVVESKIESAKKSLVVSESALAELEDSLQVAMPTLVSETRKLSALILPLQIVISKGIENRTAVTEAKLTASLNEVIFARETIDTVQGQLSEMENVRELSAVLSELSGEMAWFSDNRETLSSASGNSEVSNGIDVINTALSNLSRILPVLKASVSEYVEVSENTTELRAELKSLEEESELLDEKISSLQEEADIAEDEYAKALEAINVRTAMLSVEEEINSLDEARDYVLSLTDVLNDYFKIRSSNRYRALAWYDDFARANVEAKEGTDLLNQLISSMRSMKYELALKVNNYIDLRFLGTSVTLEDFGKMQETYNSLFQQVNAKYQRASRLISDLIEKPASYSSSYSEDLREIDKALFRTNQIWAQKESTYFYFVRWLLNSVIVALSVSLISVAVASLAAYPFSRMRFRGRKQGLLGLLLIQMFPTIMFMVALYALLQFMGSVIPFLGLNTLGGLIFAYSGGIAFNIWLIKGYYDTISNSLEEAAMIDGATKFQAFSKVILPLARPILAVVAILTFMNIFNEYLIARILLQDMNKWTYAVGLWQFSGRFETSWGPFTAAALIGAVPMVIFFLVLQDYIVGGLTQGGVKE; translated from the coding sequence ATGGCCGTTGAGAGAGGGAAATATTGGCTAAGACACATCGTCTTGATCGTCATCGTTGTGGTGGTCCTCTTCCCAATGGTCTGGCTCGTAAGCACATCGATAAGGAGAGATCAGGCAGCATTCTCATCGAACCTCTTCTCCAGCAGGGTTACTTTCCAGCACTACAGAAATCTCCTCTTTCCAGAGAGAAGTGTGGGAAGGTTAATTCTCGATCTGCAAAGCGCCACATACGCCACCGGAGATTACAGGGGAAGAAGTCAGGAGGACCTGAAGAAAACTGTGGAGAGGTATCTCGCCAAGTTCGACTCACTAATGGATGAAAGTGTTGACAAGGTTGCTGCAGTCGAAGAAGGCACGACCTCTATAGAGAATGCATTGATAGATAAGGAAAGCAAAATCATTGAGGAAATGAACGAACTGAGACTCAAAGACAAGAACCTTTTCGAAGAAAGGCTGAAAGAGATCGGCGATGTCGGTGAAGTTAAGACAGCATATGCGATCGGCGAAATCCTTCAAACGACGTCCCCATCTCTGGAGGGGGACTATCGATTCTATCTGGATTTGCTTGGTGAGAGAGCAGCCCCGATCTCTGATTCTCTTGAAAGATACAGGGAACTCTATGATGAAGTCTTTGTTCACAGGAACGAGACACTGAGCGCAATCGAGACTCTCGAGTTTGAGAATAAAGTCGAAGTAGTCCATTCCCTGGAGTCAATTCAAAACTACATATCTCTCTCTGAAATAGATTACTCGGAATGGAGAAAGGTTGAATGGCTAAGAGTAATAAACAGATATCTCAGGGACGTTGAATCATCGCTGCCAGAAGACAGGGCCGCTGAGTTGAGTCGAACTAGAACAAGTCTCTACGATTCTTTCAAGTCGGCAGGTGAGGCTTGGGAAGCTGCAACAGCGGCTGCTGAAAGCGTATCTGAGGAGTTGTCCTCTCTTGCAGGAGAAGCTTTTGGAGCAAAATACTATGAATACATCGAGGCAAACGAAAGGCTGTCGGTTGTGGAGAGCAAAATAGAGTCGGCTAAAAAGTCACTTGTCGTCTCAGAATCTGCATTGGCAGAGCTGGAAGACTCGCTGCAGGTTGCCATGCCTACACTGGTATCGGAAACGAGAAAGCTGTCTGCTTTGATTCTTCCACTGCAAATCGTAATCTCGAAGGGTATCGAAAACCGAACAGCCGTCACAGAAGCTAAACTCACGGCTTCATTGAATGAGGTTATTTTTGCAAGGGAGACCATCGATACTGTTCAAGGACAGTTATCGGAAATGGAGAATGTCCGGGAACTGTCGGCAGTTCTTTCCGAACTGTCAGGAGAAATGGCCTGGTTCTCAGACAACAGAGAAACTCTTTCAAGCGCCTCAGGAAACTCTGAAGTCTCAAATGGGATAGATGTAATAAATACCGCTCTTTCGAATCTCTCGCGTATCCTTCCGGTACTAAAGGCTAGTGTCTCGGAGTACGTTGAAGTCTCAGAAAACACAACAGAACTCAGGGCGGAACTGAAATCTTTGGAAGAGGAAAGCGAGCTTCTCGATGAAAAGATCTCCTCACTTCAGGAAGAAGCAGACATAGCAGAGGATGAATACGCAAAGGCTCTGGAAGCGATAAACGTAAGAACGGCCATGTTGTCTGTGGAAGAGGAGATCAACTCGCTGGATGAAGCCAGAGATTATGTACTGAGTCTCACAGATGTTTTGAATGACTATTTCAAAATAAGGTCTTCAAACCGCTACAGGGCACTTGCCTGGTACGATGATTTTGCCAGGGCTAACGTGGAGGCAAAAGAGGGAACAGACCTGTTGAATCAGCTGATTTCCAGCATGAGGTCTATGAAGTATGAACTCGCTTTGAAGGTAAACAACTACATAGATCTTAGATTTCTCGGAACTTCAGTAACGCTGGAAGACTTCGGAAAGATGCAGGAGACGTACAATTCCCTCTTTCAACAAGTAAACGCCAAATACCAGCGTGCCTCCAGGCTTATATCCGATCTGATCGAGAAACCTGCCTCTTATTCATCTTCATACTCCGAAGATTTGAGAGAGATAGACAAGGCCCTTTTCAGAACCAATCAGATCTGGGCTCAAAAGGAGAGTACCTACTTTTATTTTGTCAGATGGCTGTTGAATTCGGTAATCGTTGCTCTGTCCGTGTCGCTCATCAGCGTCGCTGTTGCCTCTCTTGCAGCCTATCCGTTCAGCAGGATGCGATTCCGTGGAAGAAAACAGGGGCTACTCGGTCTGCTGTTGATCCAGATGTTCCCGACGATAATGTTCATGGTTGCACTATACGCATTGCTACAGTTCATGGGGAGCGTGATTCCCTTCCTGGGGCTTAACACACTCGGTGGGCTAATTTTCGCTTATTCCGGCGGAATAGCCTTCAACATCTGGCTGATCAAGGGGTATTATGACACAATCTCAAACTCGCTCGAAGAGGCCGCAATGATCGATGGGGCCACAAAATTCCAGGCCTTTTCAAAGGTGATTTTGCCGCTTGCCAGACCGATTCTGGCTGTTGTGGCTATTCTTACATTTATGAACATCTTCAACGAGTATTTGATTGCCAGGATACTCCTCCAGGATATGAACAAATGGACTTACGCGGTAGGGCTCTGGCAGTTTTCGGGAAGATTCGAGACAAGCTGGGGTCCATTCACTGCAGCGGCTCTCATCGGGGCAGTTCCGATGGTGATCTTCTTCCTGGTGTTACAGGATTACATCGTTGGAGGGCTTACACAAGGAGGAGTGAAAGAGTAG
- a CDS encoding alkaline phosphatase family protein — MCKEWKEFPMEFIYPRYDNNSIVNLSAAILKHFGAEIPSGVKGYSFTENGLSLEGIEKLAVFVVDAVGYFNLLKVLESNRFKYFTREDVRMLTSVFPSTTSSALTSIFTASVPGEHGILGYLQNIPEYGGLVNMIELTPYTQDRDNLTRLGFDPLKYNQRPTVFESLKEVGVRGYHLTSKSFVNTGLTRMHSRGGIARGVHGLGDMFEELDGILSSEEGSNLTIVYWGLIDTYGHRYGPNSLSYISETALLLSAIERFFQERVQQNTAFLITADHGQLETPWEHEIWWSKFDPVFEEMYSMPGGEQRMSYIYSLDRERTRMKMEEEFGDYVEIIEPSGINEIKLFGKPLTNTLRKRRGELITISKGDYSLCFKYTGQEHSLKGRHGGLTPEEMFVPLILLRKD, encoded by the coding sequence GTGTGCAAAGAGTGGAAGGAGTTTCCAATGGAGTTCATCTATCCACGATACGACAATAATTCTATAGTAAACCTATCGGCGGCTATTCTTAAGCATTTCGGTGCTGAGATACCCTCAGGGGTGAAGGGGTACTCTTTCACTGAGAACGGACTGAGTCTTGAAGGAATAGAGAAGCTTGCCGTGTTCGTCGTAGATGCAGTCGGTTACTTCAATCTCTTGAAAGTGCTTGAGAGCAACCGCTTCAAATACTTCACCAGAGAGGACGTGAGAATGCTTACATCAGTCTTTCCTTCGACCACTTCGAGCGCTCTCACCTCGATATTCACAGCATCGGTACCGGGAGAACACGGAATACTGGGTTACCTGCAAAATATACCTGAGTACGGCGGGCTTGTTAATATGATCGAATTGACTCCTTACACTCAGGACAGAGACAATCTAACCAGACTGGGCTTCGATCCTCTTAAGTACAATCAGAGACCAACCGTCTTTGAATCTCTTAAAGAAGTGGGAGTAAGAGGATACCACCTTACTTCGAAGAGCTTCGTGAACACAGGCTTGACGAGGATGCATTCGCGCGGAGGTATAGCACGGGGCGTTCACGGCCTCGGCGATATGTTTGAAGAGTTAGATGGCATTCTTTCATCGGAAGAAGGTTCAAACTTGACCATCGTCTACTGGGGACTTATCGACACATACGGGCACAGATACGGACCAAACTCCCTGTCGTATATTTCAGAGACCGCACTACTGCTCTCCGCAATTGAAAGGTTTTTCCAAGAGAGGGTTCAACAAAACACGGCTTTCTTAATCACGGCCGATCACGGTCAGCTTGAGACCCCCTGGGAACACGAGATCTGGTGGTCAAAGTTCGATCCTGTCTTTGAGGAGATGTACTCGATGCCCGGAGGCGAGCAACGGATGTCTTACATCTATTCTCTCGACAGAGAAAGGACCAGGATGAAGATGGAAGAGGAGTTTGGAGACTATGTAGAGATTATAGAACCATCGGGAATAAATGAGATTAAGCTCTTTGGAAAACCTCTGACTAATACTCTCAGAAAGAGAAGAGGTGAGTTGATAACTATCTCTAAGGGCGATTATTCGTTGTGTTTCAAATACACCGGGCAGGAACACTCTCTCAAAGGGAGGCACGGGGGACTGACTCCTGAGGAAATGTTTGTTCCACTGATTCTTCTGAGAAAAGACTAA
- the dnaJ gene encoding molecular chaperone DnaJ, producing MAQSRKDYYEILGVSRNASDEDIRKAYRKLVKEWHPDAYKGSSKKDAESKFKEIQEAYEVLSDKEKRAMFDRFGYVGDPSSFSRGSGRTPGNAGGSFDDIFGDFQDVFDVFFGGNRSGATSRSQGPRAVRGEDIHASVVIELRDVILGKKVVLEYDRNKVCQSCNGTGAEGGTSYRTCPTCNGSGYVKEEHRSFFGMFSNTHACNTCNGSGRIIDKRCGVCGGRGFEKERHKVSVTIPAGVENGATLRIGGHGNAGQNGGPYGDLYVSVRVEMPTEFRRSGNDLYVSKEIDYVEAALGTTSEVQLPEGGTETLKVPAGTSPNTVFRMKNLGVPSVSGGRRGDLLVTVRVNIGKPSSKEKKLLQQIAKLKNSRVVD from the coding sequence ATGGCTCAGTCAAGAAAAGATTATTATGAGATTCTCGGAGTCTCTCGAAACGCTTCCGATGAAGATATAAGAAAGGCCTACAGGAAACTGGTCAAGGAATGGCATCCTGACGCCTATAAGGGATCCAGTAAGAAGGATGCAGAATCGAAGTTCAAAGAAATCCAGGAGGCGTATGAGGTTCTCTCCGACAAGGAAAAGAGGGCAATGTTCGACCGTTTCGGATATGTTGGCGACCCCTCTTCCTTCAGCCGCGGTTCGGGGAGGACTCCGGGTAATGCCGGAGGGAGTTTCGATGACATCTTTGGGGATTTCCAGGATGTCTTCGACGTTTTCTTTGGAGGAAACAGATCCGGTGCTACGAGCAGATCTCAGGGTCCGAGAGCGGTCAGGGGAGAGGATATTCACGCGTCGGTCGTTATTGAGCTGAGAGACGTAATCCTGGGGAAGAAAGTAGTTCTCGAGTACGACAGGAACAAGGTCTGTCAAAGCTGTAACGGAACGGGTGCAGAGGGTGGCACAAGTTATAGAACCTGTCCTACGTGTAACGGCAGCGGTTACGTGAAGGAAGAGCATAGATCATTCTTTGGTATGTTCAGCAATACTCATGCCTGCAACACCTGCAATGGTTCAGGAAGAATAATAGACAAGCGATGTGGTGTTTGCGGTGGAAGAGGCTTTGAGAAGGAGAGACACAAGGTCAGTGTGACTATTCCCGCCGGTGTTGAAAATGGTGCAACCCTAAGGATTGGTGGTCATGGGAATGCAGGACAGAATGGAGGCCCGTATGGCGATCTTTACGTCAGTGTGAGGGTCGAAATGCCCACAGAATTTAGGCGTAGCGGGAATGATCTTTATGTCAGCAAAGAGATAGACTATGTTGAAGCGGCTCTGGGTACCACGTCAGAGGTTCAGCTTCCCGAGGGAGGAACGGAGACCCTAAAAGTCCCGGCGGGGACAAGTCCCAACACGGTCTTCAGAATGAAGAATCTCGGCGTTCCCAGTGTATCTGGAGGTAGGCGCGGAGATCTCCTGGTAACTGTAAGAGTCAATATTGGCAAACCTTCAAGCAAGGAGAAGAAACTTCTACAGCAAATTGCAAAGCTCAAGAATTCGAGGGTTGTAGATTGA
- the tsaB gene encoding tRNA (adenosine(37)-N6)-threonylcarbamoyltransferase complex dimerization subunit type 1 TsaB, which translates to MRYICFDTSSRTLLLSVSNGRAVIDIKAQEVDRYGSMLAVIIKQSIDNLNLKASELDFIGVGVGPGSLTGLRVGISTAKGMAFPFDLPTVQFNSLDILARPIDSERFVVLRRGREGHYYWREYRKGIPFGATSFTSTAELVSRIDASEIELFLDGDMDPEFDGFRISHVERCDPSVMRDVAVEKFSGGDTIKYSSLEPIYLQKSIAEINWEKKSEG; encoded by the coding sequence ATGAGGTACATATGTTTCGACACTTCTTCAAGAACCCTTCTTCTCTCTGTCAGTAATGGCAGGGCAGTTATTGATATAAAAGCGCAAGAGGTCGACAGATACGGCTCGATGCTGGCCGTAATTATTAAACAGTCAATAGACAACTTGAATCTCAAGGCCTCGGAACTCGATTTTATTGGAGTTGGGGTAGGGCCCGGTTCGCTAACGGGACTGAGGGTCGGTATCTCAACGGCAAAAGGAATGGCCTTTCCCTTTGATCTTCCCACCGTCCAGTTCAACTCTCTTGACATTCTTGCAAGGCCGATCGATAGCGAGAGATTCGTTGTCTTGAGACGTGGAAGAGAGGGGCACTATTACTGGAGAGAGTACAGAAAGGGAATTCCGTTTGGAGCGACGAGTTTCACAAGTACCGCAGAACTCGTATCCCGAATCGATGCTTCAGAGATCGAGCTCTTCCTAGATGGCGATATGGATCCTGAATTTGACGGCTTCAGAATTAGTCATGTGGAGCGTTGCGATCCCTCTGTAATGAGGGACGTTGCGGTCGAGAAGTTCTCTGGCGGGGATACAATAAAGTACTCCAGTTTGGAGCCGATATATCTTCAGAAGTCAATAGCCGAGATAAACTGGGAGAAGAAGTCCGAAGGATAA
- a CDS encoding ABC transporter permease subunit has product MSVRRFVIFLFLLAILAIFNAFSLWSIYLLYADGNFGLMVTMVVLTLLIDIIALNPKGYPYRYMIPAMILLFILTLYPMYYTFRTAFTNYGTGHLFTRQQSIQKLLSDYFYIPENPEEFEFSIYIELDNYNPTDRFITLLNSKENGSLFAAPRPQAISRDAEGNISLATAKMYEVSGDSFSIGSVNYTLSRSPDDRILAIRADSGERFIYFYSPQDSSTRPNASFYFSEIRGIWLRNAEFTDSEGNQVRLFPNSLYTTFATTERKYALRAETTFSAGRAVQETVVYNRQTERTLVEEGGFFYDIDENGNEFAVEGYISDVGFWNFVRMFQDPKISGPFFQVFGWTFTWAGLSVLFSFTIGLALAITLNDRRLKGKKIYRTLLIIPWAVPAFISALVWRNGFFNETYGVLNRFIVQGLFGMEPIKWLNDAFWAKVSVLLVNTWLGFPYMMTVSLGALQSIPEEFYEASSIDGATKFQRFRKITFPLLMVTIAPLLVGSFAFNFNNFTGIYLVTQGGPAIVGASTPAGATDILISYTFKLAFEGRGQDFGFASAISIIIFIIVAGFSWINFKLSGSFEEVSR; this is encoded by the coding sequence TTGAGTGTAAGGCGATTTGTAATCTTTCTCTTTCTTCTCGCCATTCTTGCAATATTCAATGCCTTTTCTTTGTGGAGCATATATCTGCTGTACGCCGATGGAAATTTTGGTTTGATGGTCACTATGGTCGTCTTGACCTTGCTCATCGACATAATCGCTTTGAATCCGAAGGGTTATCCGTACAGATACATGATTCCCGCTATGATCCTACTCTTCATCCTCACCCTATATCCGATGTATTACACATTCAGAACTGCCTTCACAAATTACGGGACCGGACATCTCTTCACCAGGCAACAGTCGATTCAGAAACTTCTCAGTGATTACTTCTACATCCCTGAGAATCCAGAGGAATTCGAGTTCTCGATTTATATTGAACTCGATAACTACAATCCGACAGACAGATTCATCACTTTGCTCAATTCCAAGGAAAACGGGAGCCTGTTTGCCGCTCCGCGTCCCCAGGCAATCAGTAGAGACGCCGAGGGCAACATATCGCTTGCGACAGCCAAGATGTATGAGGTAAGCGGGGACAGCTTCTCGATTGGGAGCGTCAACTACACTCTATCAAGATCCCCAGACGACAGGATACTCGCAATCCGGGCAGATTCCGGTGAGCGGTTCATATACTTCTATTCTCCTCAGGACAGTTCTACGAGGCCAAACGCATCATTCTATTTCAGTGAAATAAGAGGAATTTGGCTGCGAAATGCGGAGTTCACTGACAGTGAGGGGAATCAAGTAAGGCTGTTCCCAAACTCTCTCTACACTACCTTTGCAACAACGGAAAGGAAATACGCTTTGAGGGCCGAAACGACCTTCTCGGCTGGAAGAGCCGTTCAGGAGACCGTTGTGTATAACAGACAGACAGAGAGAACTCTCGTTGAAGAAGGTGGGTTCTTCTACGATATAGACGAAAACGGCAATGAGTTCGCCGTTGAGGGATACATATCGGATGTCGGCTTCTGGAATTTCGTGAGGATGTTCCAAGACCCCAAGATAAGCGGTCCGTTCTTTCAGGTCTTTGGTTGGACCTTCACCTGGGCGGGTTTGAGTGTGCTCTTCTCATTCACAATTGGGCTCGCTCTAGCTATTACGCTAAACGATCGAAGACTGAAGGGGAAAAAAATATACAGAACACTGCTAATAATTCCCTGGGCCGTACCCGCGTTCATTTCCGCTCTGGTATGGCGCAACGGTTTCTTCAACGAGACCTATGGTGTGCTGAACAGGTTCATAGTCCAGGGGCTATTCGGGATGGAACCCATAAAGTGGTTGAACGATGCCTTCTGGGCGAAAGTCTCTGTCTTGCTGGTCAACACCTGGCTGGGATTTCCTTACATGATGACTGTTAGCCTGGGAGCTCTTCAGAGCATACCGGAAGAGTTTTATGAGGCTTCCTCGATAGATGGTGCAACGAAATTCCAGCGATTCAGAAAGATCACCTTCCCCCTGCTTATGGTTACCATTGCTCCTTTACTTGTTGGTAGCTTCGCATTCAACTTCAACAACTTCACGGGAATCTATCTTGTTACGCAGGGTGGTCCGGCCATTGTGGGAGCTTCGACACCGGCGGGAGCAACGGATATCCTGATCTCATACACATTCAAGCTGGCCTTTGAGGGGAGAGGTCAGGATTTCGGTTTTGCAAGCGCTATCTCAATAATCATATTCATAATCGTAGCAGGCTTCAGCTGGATAAACTTCAAACTATCCGGTTCCTTTGAAGAGGTGAGCAGATAA